The Chelatococcus sp. HY11 genome includes a window with the following:
- the typA gene encoding translational GTPase TypA, with protein MNLRNIAIIAHVDHGKTTLVDKLLQQSGSFRENQRVAERVMDSNDLEKERGITILAKATSVVWKDVRVNIVDTPGHADFGGEVERILSMVDGAIVLVDAAEGPMPQTKFVVGKALKIGLKPIVAINKVDRPDARAAEVINEVFDLFAALDATDEQLDFPILYGSGRDGWMAHSPEGPKEDGLAPLFDLVVKHVPPAKVEEGSFRMLGTLLEANPFLGRIITGRIASGTVKPNQTIKVIDRDGNLVENGRVSKILAFRGIERQPIEIGEAGDIVSIAGLVKGSVADTFCDLSVTEAIQAQPIDPPTVTMSFIVNDSPLAGTEGDKVTSRMIRDRLFKEAEGNVTLKIEESQDKDSFFVSGRGELQLAILIETMRREGFELAVSRPRVVFSEGENGETLEPIEEVVIDVDEEYSGTVVQKMSERRAEMVEMRPSGGNRQRLVFYAPTRGLIGYQSELLTDTRGTAIMNRLFHAYEPYKGEIAGRNNGVLISNEQGEAVAYALWNLEDRGPMIIEPGWKVYQGMLVGIHTRDNDLEVNVLKGKKLTNIRTTSKDEAVRLTPPIKMTLERALAWIQDDELVEVTPKSIRLRKALLDPNDRKRAERQKEAISA; from the coding sequence ATGAACTTGCGCAACATAGCGATTATCGCACACGTCGACCACGGTAAGACGACCCTTGTCGACAAATTGCTCCAGCAGTCGGGATCGTTCCGCGAGAACCAGCGCGTCGCCGAACGCGTGATGGACTCCAACGACCTCGAAAAGGAACGCGGCATCACCATTCTCGCCAAGGCGACATCGGTCGTCTGGAAGGATGTCCGCGTCAATATCGTCGATACGCCCGGTCACGCCGATTTCGGCGGCGAGGTGGAGCGCATTCTCTCCATGGTCGATGGCGCGATCGTGCTGGTCGATGCGGCCGAAGGCCCCATGCCGCAGACGAAGTTTGTCGTCGGCAAGGCGTTGAAGATCGGCCTCAAGCCGATCGTGGCGATCAACAAGGTGGACCGTCCGGACGCACGCGCGGCGGAGGTCATCAACGAGGTGTTCGACCTCTTCGCCGCGCTCGACGCGACCGATGAGCAACTCGACTTCCCGATCCTCTACGGTTCCGGCCGTGACGGCTGGATGGCCCATTCGCCAGAAGGCCCGAAGGAAGACGGTCTCGCGCCGTTGTTCGACCTCGTGGTCAAGCATGTGCCGCCGGCCAAGGTCGAGGAAGGCTCCTTCCGCATGCTCGGCACGCTGCTCGAGGCCAACCCGTTCCTCGGGCGCATCATTACCGGCCGCATCGCTTCCGGTACGGTGAAGCCGAACCAGACCATCAAGGTCATCGATCGTGACGGCAACCTGGTCGAGAACGGCCGCGTTTCCAAGATCCTCGCCTTCCGCGGCATCGAGCGCCAGCCGATCGAGATTGGCGAGGCGGGCGACATCGTGTCCATCGCTGGTCTGGTGAAGGGCTCCGTGGCCGACACCTTCTGCGACCTCTCGGTCACCGAGGCGATCCAGGCCCAGCCGATCGACCCGCCGACCGTCACCATGTCCTTCATCGTCAACGATTCGCCGCTCGCCGGCACGGAAGGCGACAAGGTCACGAGCCGCATGATCCGCGATCGCCTGTTCAAGGAAGCCGAGGGCAACGTCACGCTGAAGATCGAGGAGTCCCAGGACAAGGACTCCTTCTTCGTTTCCGGTCGTGGTGAATTGCAGCTCGCCATTCTCATCGAGACCATGCGCCGCGAGGGCTTCGAGCTCGCCGTGTCGCGTCCCCGCGTCGTGTTTTCGGAAGGCGAGAACGGCGAGACGCTGGAGCCGATCGAAGAGGTGGTCATCGACGTCGACGAGGAATATTCCGGCACTGTCGTCCAGAAGATGTCCGAGCGCCGCGCCGAGATGGTCGAGATGCGCCCTTCCGGTGGCAATCGCCAGCGTCTGGTGTTCTACGCGCCGACCCGCGGCCTCATCGGCTACCAGTCGGAACTGCTCACCGACACGCGCGGCACCGCCATCATGAACCGGCTGTTCCATGCCTATGAGCCGTACAAGGGCGAGATCGCCGGACGCAACAACGGCGTGCTGATCTCCAACGAGCAGGGTGAGGCGGTGGCTTATGCCCTCTGGAACCTGGAAGATCGCGGCCCGATGATCATCGAGCCGGGCTGGAAGGTCTATCAGGGCATGCTGGTCGGCATCCACACGCGCGACAACGACCTCGAGGTCAATGTGCTGAAGGGCAAGAAGCTCACCAACATCCGCACGACCTCGAAGGACGAAGCCGTGCGCCTGACGCCGCCCATCAAGATGACGCTCGAGCGTGCGCTTGCATGGATTCAGGACGACGAACTGGTCGAGGTCACGCCGAAGTCGATCCGTCTGCGCAAGGCGCTGCTCGATCCGAATGATCGCAAGCGCGCCGAGCGTCAGAAGGAAGCCATCAGCGCCTGA
- a CDS encoding RNA-binding S4 domain-containing protein, which translates to MKPASGERIRIDKWLWHARMAKSRTLAGKLVESGHVRLNGRRLDGADRLIKPGDILTLALAHATLVVEVLALGQRRGPASEARTLYRDQVGGTATAADLDADMDD; encoded by the coding sequence GTGAAGCCGGCTTCCGGCGAGCGGATACGGATCGACAAATGGCTATGGCATGCGCGCATGGCCAAGAGCCGTACCCTCGCCGGCAAGCTCGTTGAGAGTGGGCATGTACGCCTGAACGGCCGGCGCCTCGACGGCGCGGACCGTCTGATCAAGCCCGGCGACATTCTGACGCTGGCCCTGGCGCACGCCACCCTTGTGGTGGAGGTTCTGGCGCTCGGGCAGCGCCGTGGCCCGGCATCGGAGGCGCGGACGCTCTATCGCGATCAAGTCGGGGGCACCGCCACGGCCGCGGACCTCGATGCCGACATGGACGACTAG
- a CDS encoding mandelate racemase family protein, which produces MQIVDIKVRVFRHTTRRHQDSAGHAHPGEPHQARQALLTITCDDGTEGHCFATPEVVRPHLIETFVKRVLLRQDPFDRERLWQELAHWQRGSAAQLTDRTLAVVDCALWDLAGRKLGLPVHKLIGAYRDKVPAYGSTMCGDELEGGLATPEDYGRFAETLVKRGYKGIKLHTWMPPVSWAPDIKADLRACAAVREAAGPDIHLMIDAFHWYSRTEAYELGRGLEKLGFAWIEEPMDEQSQSSYAWLTAALDIPVLGPESAAGKHFTRAEWAAAKACDILRTGVHDVGGISPALKSMHLAEAFGMNCEVHGNGAANLIVTAVAKNCRWYERGLLHPFLEYDDGHEYLHSLSDPMDADGFVHLSDRPGLGEDINFDFIDANLVDGAYR; this is translated from the coding sequence ATGCAAATCGTTGACATCAAGGTTCGCGTTTTCCGTCACACCACACGCCGCCATCAGGATTCAGCAGGCCATGCGCATCCCGGTGAACCGCATCAGGCGCGACAGGCGCTCCTTACCATCACGTGCGACGACGGCACCGAGGGCCACTGCTTCGCGACGCCCGAAGTCGTGCGGCCGCATCTGATCGAGACCTTCGTGAAGCGCGTCCTGCTTCGCCAGGACCCCTTCGATCGCGAGAGGCTGTGGCAGGAGCTGGCCCATTGGCAACGCGGTAGCGCGGCCCAGCTCACGGACAGGACGCTCGCCGTCGTCGACTGTGCCTTGTGGGACCTTGCCGGCCGCAAGCTCGGGCTGCCGGTTCATAAGCTCATCGGCGCATATCGCGACAAGGTGCCCGCTTATGGATCCACCATGTGCGGCGACGAACTCGAAGGGGGCCTCGCCACGCCGGAGGACTACGGTCGCTTCGCGGAGACGCTGGTGAAGCGTGGCTACAAGGGCATCAAGCTGCACACCTGGATGCCGCCGGTGTCGTGGGCGCCGGATATCAAGGCCGATCTTCGTGCCTGCGCCGCCGTGCGCGAAGCCGCTGGGCCAGACATCCATCTTATGATCGACGCGTTCCACTGGTATTCGCGGACGGAGGCCTACGAGCTCGGTCGTGGGCTGGAGAAGCTCGGCTTTGCCTGGATCGAGGAGCCGATGGACGAGCAGAGCCAGTCCTCCTACGCTTGGCTGACGGCAGCGCTCGATATCCCCGTCCTCGGCCCGGAAAGCGCCGCCGGCAAACATTTTACCCGCGCTGAATGGGCCGCGGCCAAGGCCTGCGACATTCTCCGCACCGGAGTGCATGACGTGGGCGGCATCTCACCTGCCCTGAAATCCATGCATCTTGCCGAGGCCTTCGGCATGAACTGCGAGGTGCACGGCAATGGCGCCGCCAATCTCATCGTAACCGCCGTCGCCAAGAATTGCCGCTGGTATGAGCGCGGGCTCCTTCATCCCTTCCTCGAATACGATGACGGCCACGAATATCTGCACAGCCTCTCGGATCCCATGGACGCCGACGGTTTCGTGCATCTCTCCGACAGGCCGGGCCTCGGCGAGGACATCAATTTCGACTTCATCGACGCCAATCTGGTGGACGGCGCATACCGCTGA
- a CDS encoding DUF3108 domain-containing protein, whose amino-acid sequence MIRRLKSKAGYAASGFRRALPGRAMFGLLALAPLPASAASIEANYDISLLGLKIGVAAIKADVLKDQYKLDVWSQLTGLAGVITGGKGAATSTGSISGDRILPTTFAVTTANSEKSITVRMALAGGSVQAVEIKPPIEPRPDRIPVTEQNKRGVVDPLSALLMPASSRNASSEAACNRTIPVFDGATRFDVKLSYARQETVRSPTYSGPVSVCRARYMPISGHRADRTATKFMENNKDMEAWLMPVGDDRVFIPYRISVRTPLGTTVIEATRVNVNGDGPQMPVRARN is encoded by the coding sequence ATGATCCGGCGTTTGAAAAGCAAGGCTGGCTACGCGGCGAGCGGCTTTCGCCGGGCTCTGCCCGGGCGAGCCATGTTCGGGCTTTTGGCGCTCGCGCCTTTGCCCGCGAGCGCCGCGTCGATTGAGGCCAACTACGACATCTCCCTGCTCGGCCTGAAGATCGGCGTTGCCGCCATCAAGGCCGATGTCCTCAAAGACCAGTACAAGCTCGATGTCTGGTCACAGCTCACGGGCCTGGCCGGCGTCATCACCGGGGGCAAGGGGGCGGCCACGTCTACCGGCAGCATCTCCGGCGATCGCATCCTCCCCACGACCTTCGCCGTGACGACGGCGAATTCCGAAAAGTCGATAACCGTCCGCATGGCCTTGGCCGGCGGCAGCGTGCAGGCCGTCGAGATCAAGCCGCCGATCGAACCAAGACCGGACCGCATACCGGTTACCGAGCAGAACAAGCGCGGCGTGGTCGACCCGCTTTCAGCCCTGCTGATGCCGGCGTCTTCCAGGAACGCGTCGAGCGAGGCGGCCTGCAACCGCACGATTCCCGTCTTCGACGGCGCCACGCGCTTTGATGTGAAGTTGTCCTACGCTCGTCAGGAGACCGTACGCAGTCCCACCTACTCCGGCCCCGTATCCGTATGCCGGGCGCGATATATGCCCATCTCCGGCCATCGGGCCGATCGGACGGCCACCAAATTCATGGAAAACAACAAGGATATGGAAGCCTGGTTGATGCCTGTGGGCGATGACCGGGTTTTCATCCCATACCGCATTTCAGTACGCACTCCGCTTGGCACGACCGTCATCGAAGCGACCCGCGTGAATGTGAACGGCGATGGTCCGCAGATGCCGGTACGCGCGCGGAACTGA
- the fdxA gene encoding ferredoxin FdxA gives MTYVVTDNCIRCKYMDCVEVCPVDCFYEGENMLVIHPDECIDCGVCEPECPAEAIKPDTEPGLESWLKLNADYAKTWPNISQKGEPPADAKAMDGVPNKLEAYFSPNPGEGD, from the coding sequence ATGACCTACGTCGTCACCGATAACTGCATTCGTTGCAAATATATGGATTGCGTCGAAGTGTGTCCGGTGGACTGCTTCTATGAAGGCGAGAATATGCTCGTCATCCATCCTGACGAATGCATTGACTGCGGCGTCTGTGAGCCCGAATGCCCCGCCGAGGCCATCAAGCCTGATACCGAGCCGGGTCTGGAATCGTGGCTGAAGCTCAACGCGGATTACGCCAAAACCTGGCCGAACATCTCCCAGAAGGGGGAGCCCCCGGCCGACGCCAAGGCTATGGACGGCGTGCCCAATAAGCTCGAAGCCTATTTTTCACCGAATCCCGGTGAGGGCGACTGA
- a CDS encoding CarD family transcriptional regulator — MTSAKKTAQRQGFKTGESIVYPAHGVGQIVAIEEQEVAGYKLELFVITFEKDKMTLRVPTAKAASVGMRKLAESPLVGKALETLTGRARVKRTMWSRRAQEYEAKINSGDLIAIAEVVRDLYRSDAQPEQSYSERQLYEAAIDRILREISAVNEITETEAMKLIDDALAKAPRRATKATPADAEGDADEEDLQDEAA, encoded by the coding sequence ATGACGAGTGCCAAGAAGACCGCCCAGCGTCAGGGATTCAAGACGGGTGAATCCATCGTCTATCCCGCTCATGGCGTCGGACAAATCGTCGCCATCGAAGAGCAAGAGGTGGCTGGCTACAAGCTCGAGTTGTTCGTCATCACTTTCGAGAAAGACAAGATGACGCTGCGCGTCCCGACCGCGAAAGCGGCCAGCGTTGGCATGCGCAAATTGGCTGAGTCGCCGCTCGTCGGCAAGGCCCTAGAAACATTGACAGGCCGCGCCCGCGTCAAGCGTACGATGTGGTCGCGTCGCGCCCAGGAGTACGAGGCGAAGATCAACTCTGGCGATCTCATCGCCATCGCGGAAGTCGTCCGTGATCTCTATCGTTCGGACGCCCAGCCCGAGCAGTCCTACAGCGAGCGCCAGCTCTACGAAGCGGCGATCGATCGTATTCTGCGTGAAATCTCAGCGGTCAACGAGATCACCGAGACCGAGGCCATGAAGCTCATCGACGACGCGCTCGCGAAGGCTCCACGCCGCGCCACGAAAGCCACACCGGCTGACGCGGAAGGCGATGCGGACGAAGAAGACCTTCAGGACGAAGCCGCTTAA
- a CDS encoding AAA family ATPase: MTIAIREVAIAGYRSVRAIRFPLRQLNVFVGANGVGKTNLYRGLQLVRAAAAGTLARELAAEGGMESALWAGVRDPRKPARIKLGVEFGTSGPSWDEADDAPRSSLAQGYAIEVGLPMPGSGGRAAVAAFPLEPQIKAETLTSLEGRHPRVLLERRGPMTKALDAQGRKQSHADGLMASETALGSLDDPIHFPDVAIARRLMLDWRFYHDFRTDAAAPLRRPCLAVTTPTLSSDGADLAAVFATLVHIREDTTELDAAIDDAFPGAQLVCPVPGRHASFGIIFPDYPKRVFEMAELSDGTLRYLALMGALLSYRLPGFVALNEPETSLHPDLLGPLARLIARAARHAQIWLVTHSEKLATELARHGGVTPRTIIRRDGGTWIEGLRLAGDFADEDFAEET; the protein is encoded by the coding sequence ATGACTATTGCCATCCGCGAGGTCGCCATCGCTGGCTACCGCTCGGTGCGCGCCATTCGCTTCCCGCTGCGCCAGCTCAATGTCTTCGTGGGCGCCAACGGTGTCGGCAAGACGAACCTCTATCGAGGCCTGCAGCTGGTGCGGGCCGCGGCGGCGGGCACACTGGCGCGGGAGCTTGCCGCAGAGGGCGGCATGGAATCCGCGCTTTGGGCCGGCGTACGGGACCCCAGGAAGCCAGCGCGTATCAAGCTGGGCGTTGAATTCGGCACCAGCGGGCCGAGCTGGGATGAGGCCGACGACGCACCACGATCCAGCCTGGCGCAGGGCTATGCGATCGAGGTTGGCTTACCCATGCCGGGCTCCGGCGGCCGCGCCGCGGTCGCAGCCTTTCCGCTCGAACCGCAGATCAAGGCCGAAACGCTGACGAGCCTCGAAGGGCGTCATCCGCGTGTTCTGCTGGAGCGGCGCGGGCCGATGACCAAGGCGCTCGACGCCCAGGGGCGTAAGCAGAGCCACGCAGACGGGCTGATGGCCTCCGAGACGGCGCTCGGTTCGCTTGACGATCCCATTCACTTTCCCGACGTGGCGATTGCCCGCAGGCTCATGCTGGACTGGCGCTTCTATCATGACTTTCGCACGGACGCGGCGGCGCCGCTGCGCCGTCCCTGCCTGGCGGTGACGACGCCGACGCTATCCTCCGACGGCGCCGATCTTGCTGCTGTCTTCGCCACGCTCGTGCACATCCGCGAGGACACGACCGAGCTTGACGCGGCGATTGACGATGCTTTTCCCGGTGCGCAGCTCGTCTGCCCCGTGCCTGGCCGGCATGCGTCCTTCGGCATCATCTTTCCCGATTACCCGAAACGGGTCTTCGAGATGGCCGAGCTGTCCGACGGCACCCTGCGCTATCTCGCACTGATGGGGGCGTTGCTGTCCTATCGTCTGCCCGGATTCGTCGCTCTCAACGAACCGGAGACCAGCCTCCATCCCGATCTGCTCGGGCCGCTGGCGCGGCTTATCGCACGGGCGGCGCGGCACGCGCAGATCTGGCTTGTCACCCATTCCGAGAAACTCGCCACGGAACTCGCCCGCCACGGCGGTGTGACGCCGCGCACCATCATTCGCCGCGATGGGGGCACATGGATCGAGGGTCTGCGCCTTGCCGGCGATTTCGCCGACGAGGATTTCGCCGAGGAGACCTGA
- a CDS encoding helicase-related protein, with translation MVSSLTAARSLSPQMRARGVTAVLGPTNTGKTHLAIERMVGHTSGVIGLPLRLLAREVYGRVVERVGADAVALITGEEKIKPPNARYWVATVEAMPSDLDVAFCAIDEIQLAADLDRGHIFTDRLLNRRGYAETLIIGAATMRPLVETLIPGANIVSRPRLSTLTFTGEKKITRLPPRSAIVAFSAEEVYTIAELVKRQKGGAAVVLGALSPRTRNAQVALYQSGEVDYLIATDAIGMGLNLEVNHVAFAGDRKFDGFGFRQLNPAEFGQIAGRAGRYMRDGTFGTTGRCPPFEAELVEALESHSFDPVRVAQWRNADLNFRSLGALQASLAVLPTEKGLTRAPLADDVNALDIACRDDDIRRLATGEEAVSRLWEVCRIPDYRRVAPAAHADLIVTIYRALMTQGVIADDWFRRQVALVDRTDGDIDTLSARIAQVRTWTFVANRPDWLRDPEHWQEATRQVEDKLSDALHERLASRFVDRRTSVLMRRLRENAMLEAEVTASGDVLVEGQHVGRLHGFQFAPDPQADGQEAKALRAAAQKALAGEIEARAERFSQAPDDTFVLANDGTIRWMGEAVAKLVAGDKLLAPRFRLLADEQLSGPPRDKVDTRLQTWIKAHITKLLGPLTALEEAADIPGIARGIAFQITEALGVLERARVAQDVKSLDQDGRAALRRYGVRFGAYHLYLPLLLKPAPRGLAAQLWALKHGGLDVKGLDEIPHLAASGRTSFPADTEVPRGLYRAAGFRVCGGRAVRIDILERLADLIRPAIGYRPGTTPGEPPAGAADGDGFVVTVGMTSLAGCSGEDFSSILKSLGYVVDRRAGPAITVPLVPAPQLIRPAADAAAEAEAASTVEEPTPAVDASNGEATVSVDETEQAADVTADTTGDLADAAAEAEASDSPSDAVAAPLVSVAEEQSVTESVVETSPAEAEPVLAVDVAAEVVTQAAEPEVAEPVATGDTPVAEEVVAAEAAPAEGEPEQPAEPEMIEVWRPHRQNHHAQSRRRNDRAPGEGRPDRRAGDRNQGQGRRAPPGEPATAAAQDGQSREGQPHRQPRDNAAGDRPKRDWKAKAPNREGGREFGKGDSGKGEFGKGDFGKSGGGKRGGGSFGKEGGRQDGGGGHRGGRSGNWQDRPQPRADKAPDPNSPFAKLLALKEELEARAGRKG, from the coding sequence ATGGTTTCATCCCTGACGGCAGCACGGTCGCTCTCACCTCAGATGCGGGCGCGCGGTGTAACCGCGGTTCTCGGCCCCACCAACACCGGCAAGACACATCTCGCCATCGAAAGGATGGTTGGCCACACCAGCGGTGTCATCGGGCTGCCGCTCAGGCTGCTCGCGCGCGAGGTCTACGGTCGGGTGGTGGAACGCGTCGGCGCTGACGCCGTCGCGCTCATTACCGGCGAGGAAAAAATCAAGCCGCCCAACGCGCGCTACTGGGTCGCCACCGTCGAGGCGATGCCAAGCGATCTCGACGTCGCGTTCTGCGCGATCGACGAGATCCAGCTCGCGGCGGATCTCGACCGGGGGCATATCTTTACGGACCGCCTCCTCAACCGGCGCGGCTACGCGGAGACGCTGATCATCGGCGCGGCCACGATGCGCCCGCTGGTCGAGACGCTCATCCCCGGCGCCAATATCGTTTCGCGCCCGCGCCTCTCGACGCTGACCTTCACCGGCGAGAAGAAGATCACGCGGCTACCGCCGCGCTCCGCCATCGTCGCTTTCTCCGCGGAGGAGGTCTACACGATCGCCGAGCTGGTGAAGCGCCAGAAGGGCGGCGCCGCCGTCGTGCTGGGCGCGCTCAGCCCACGCACACGCAACGCGCAGGTCGCGCTCTATCAATCGGGCGAGGTGGACTATCTCATCGCCACGGACGCCATCGGCATGGGCCTCAATCTCGAGGTCAACCATGTCGCTTTCGCCGGCGACCGGAAATTCGACGGCTTCGGCTTTCGCCAGCTCAATCCCGCGGAGTTCGGCCAGATCGCGGGACGCGCCGGGCGCTATATGCGCGACGGCACCTTCGGCACGACCGGACGCTGTCCTCCCTTCGAGGCGGAACTCGTCGAGGCGCTGGAGAGCCACAGCTTCGACCCCGTCCGCGTGGCGCAATGGCGCAATGCCGACCTCAATTTCCGCTCGCTCGGCGCGCTGCAGGCGAGCCTCGCAGTCCTGCCGACCGAGAAGGGGCTGACCCGCGCGCCGCTCGCCGACGACGTGAATGCGCTCGACATCGCCTGCCGTGACGATGACATCCGGCGGCTCGCGACCGGCGAGGAAGCCGTCTCCCGGCTCTGGGAAGTATGCCGCATCCCGGACTATCGGCGCGTGGCGCCGGCGGCGCATGCTGATCTCATCGTGACGATTTACCGTGCGTTGATGACCCAGGGCGTGATAGCGGATGACTGGTTTCGTCGGCAGGTCGCGCTCGTGGACAGGACCGATGGGGATATCGATACCCTTTCGGCCCGCATCGCGCAGGTGCGCACCTGGACCTTTGTTGCCAACCGTCCCGACTGGTTACGTGATCCTGAGCATTGGCAGGAGGCCACCCGTCAGGTAGAGGACAAACTGTCGGATGCTCTGCATGAGCGTTTGGCGAGCCGGTTCGTTGATCGGCGGACCAGCGTACTCATGCGGCGCTTGAGAGAGAATGCGATGCTCGAAGCGGAAGTGACCGCCAGCGGCGACGTCCTGGTCGAAGGCCAGCATGTCGGTCGGCTGCACGGATTTCAGTTTGCCCCGGATCCCCAGGCCGATGGCCAGGAGGCCAAGGCATTGCGGGCGGCGGCCCAGAAGGCGCTGGCTGGCGAGATCGAGGCCCGTGCCGAGCGCTTTTCCCAAGCGCCGGACGATACCTTCGTGCTCGCCAATGACGGTACCATCCGCTGGATGGGCGAGGCTGTCGCCAAGCTCGTGGCGGGCGACAAGCTGCTCGCCCCGCGCTTCAGGCTGCTGGCGGACGAACAGCTGTCCGGGCCACCGCGCGACAAGGTGGATACGCGCCTCCAAACCTGGATCAAGGCGCATATCACCAAGCTGCTCGGCCCGCTGACCGCTCTTGAGGAAGCCGCCGACATTCCCGGCATCGCCCGCGGCATTGCCTTCCAGATCACCGAGGCGCTCGGCGTGCTGGAACGCGCGCGCGTCGCGCAGGACGTGAAGAGCCTCGACCAGGACGGGCGCGCGGCGCTCCGTCGCTATGGCGTGCGCTTCGGCGCCTATCATCTCTACCTGCCGCTGTTGCTCAAGCCGGCCCCGCGCGGGCTCGCCGCCCAGCTCTGGGCGCTGAAGCACGGCGGGCTCGACGTTAAGGGCCTGGACGAGATCCCGCATCTCGCCGCCTCGGGCCGCACGTCCTTCCCGGCTGATACCGAGGTGCCGCGCGGGCTCTATCGCGCCGCCGGCTTCCGGGTGTGCGGCGGTCGCGCCGTCCGTATCGACATCCTCGAACGTCTGGCGGATCTGATACGGCCGGCGATCGGCTATCGCCCCGGCACGACGCCCGGCGAACCGCCGGCTGGCGCCGCCGATGGCGATGGTTTCGTGGTGACGGTCGGCATGACCTCGCTCGCCGGCTGTTCCGGTGAGGACTTCTCATCGATCCTGAAATCTCTCGGATATGTGGTCGACCGGCGCGCCGGCCCGGCCATCACCGTCCCGCTCGTGCCGGCTCCCCAACTCATTCGCCCGGCGGCGGATGCTGCCGCGGAAGCCGAGGCTGCTTCCACAGTGGAGGAGCCCACTCCGGCTGTTGACGCCAGCAACGGAGAGGCAACGGTTTCCGTTGACGAGACGGAGCAGGCGGCCGACGTGACGGCTGATACGACCGGCGACTTAGCGGATGCTGCCGCGGAAGCCGAAGCCTCCGATAGCCCCAGCGATGCCGTGGCCGCGCCTCTCGTGTCAGTGGCCGAAGAACAGTCCGTCACCGAGTCGGTTGTGGAGACATCTCCCGCCGAGGCGGAGCCGGTGCTCGCGGTGGATGTGGCCGCCGAGGTCGTGACGCAGGCGGCGGAACCAGAAGTCGCTGAGCCAGTCGCGACCGGGGACACGCCTGTGGCGGAGGAAGTCGTTGCGGCCGAGGCCGCGCCGGCCGAAGGCGAGCCTGAGCAGCCGGCCGAGCCCGAGATGATCGAGGTGTGGCGTCCCCATCGCCAGAATCACCATGCTCAATCGCGCCGGCGCAATGATCGCGCCCCGGGCGAGGGTCGTCCTGACCGGCGAGCGGGTGACCGCAACCAGGGCCAGGGCCGCCGCGCTCCCCCGGGAGAGCCGGCGACTGCCGCCGCCCAGGACGGGCAATCCCGCGAGGGACAGCCGCACCGGCAGCCGCGCGACAATGCCGCCGGCGATCGTCCGAAGCGCGACTGGAAGGCGAAGGCCCCCAATCGCGAGGGTGGGCGCGAGTTCGGCAAAGGTGACTCTGGCAAAGGCGAGTTCGGCAAGGGTGACTTCGGTAAGAGCGGCGGCGGCAAGCGCGGCGGTGGCTCTTTCGGCAAGGAAGGCGGCCGTCAGGACGGCGGTGGCGGACATCGCGGCGGCAGAAGCGGAAACTGGCAGGATCGCCCACAACCGCGGGCCGACAAGGCGCCCGATCCCAATTCGCCTTTCGCGAAGCTGCTCGCGCTCAAGGAAGAGCTTGAAGCCCGCGCGGGCCGCAAAGGGTGA
- the kdgD gene encoding 5-dehydro-4-deoxyglucarate dehydratase, giving the protein MNHPPARAIDPQELKHILSSGLMSFPLTDFDESGNFNEAGYRGRLEWLMPYGATALFAAGGTGEAFSLTPAEHQRVIRAAVETCGNNTPIIAGAGYGTRLAIEMARNAEAAGAAGILLMPHYLTETNQRGLAAHIDAVCKSVRIGVVVYNRNVCKLDAATLEKLVDANPNLIGFKDGVGDIEAVTVIRNRLEDRVSYLGGLPTAEVFAEAYNAAGFPVYSSAVFNFIPRTANVFYKAVREGDRQTTTRLLKDFFIPYIAIRNRGGGYAVSIVKAGARLVGRSAGPVRPPLADCTEEDHRDLAALIEKLGSQ; this is encoded by the coding sequence GTGAACCATCCACCCGCCCGCGCCATCGATCCCCAGGAGCTCAAGCACATCCTGTCCTCGGGCCTGATGTCCTTCCCGCTCACGGATTTCGACGAAAGCGGCAATTTCAACGAAGCCGGCTACCGTGGCCGTCTCGAATGGCTGATGCCCTATGGCGCGACGGCGCTGTTCGCCGCCGGCGGTACGGGTGAGGCGTTCTCGCTGACGCCCGCCGAGCATCAGCGTGTCATCCGCGCGGCCGTGGAAACCTGTGGCAATAACACGCCCATCATCGCCGGGGCGGGCTATGGCACGCGGCTCGCCATCGAGATGGCACGGAATGCCGAGGCCGCAGGTGCCGCGGGCATTTTGCTGATGCCGCATTATCTGACCGAGACCAACCAACGCGGGCTCGCCGCGCATATCGACGCGGTCTGCAAGTCGGTGCGGATCGGCGTCGTCGTCTACAACCGCAACGTCTGCAAGCTCGATGCCGCGACCCTCGAGAAGTTGGTCGATGCCAACCCCAATCTCATCGGCTTCAAGGACGGCGTGGGCGACATCGAAGCCGTCACAGTCATCCGTAACCGCCTTGAGGATCGCGTCAGCTATCTCGGTGGCCTGCCCACGGCCGAGGTCTTCGCCGAAGCCTACAACGCCGCGGGCTTCCCCGTGTATTCCTCCGCCGTTTTCAATTTCATCCCGCGCACGGCAAACGTGTTCTACAAGGCGGTGCGCGAGGGTGATCGCCAGACTACGACGCGCCTTTTGAAGGACTTCTTCATTCCCTACATCGCGATCCGGAATCGCGGCGGCGGCTATGCCGTGTCGATCGTGAAGGCGGGCGCCCGCCTCGTCGGCCGGTCCGCCGGTCCCGTGCGCCCGCCGCTCGCCGACTGCACGGAGGAAGATCATCGCGACCTCGCGGCGCTGATCGAGAAGCTCGGTTCCCAATAA